In a genomic window of Burkholderiales bacterium:
- a CDS encoding hypothetical protein (possible pseudo, internal stop codon, frameshifted), with protein MKERFAIGGVPPLDETELDLFRQAVRDVARLPESGRIEPVSERPAPIAYQRLRDEEQVLAESLAGGPWETLVEADGDLSFVRPGLSRQVLRKLRRGHWVVQDQLDLHGLNREAARAQTAEFLKACQRRGLRCVRIIHGKGLRSKNGEPVLKIKVRHWLMQREEVLAFSPAHPADGGTGAMLVLLKAENRKG; from the coding sequence ATGAAGGAACGCTTCGCGATCGGCGGGGTGCCGCCGCTGGACGAGACGGAGCTGGATCTGTTCCGCCAGGCGGTGCGGGACGTGGCGCGGCTTCCCGAGAGCGGCCGGATCGAGCCGGTGTCCGAGCGCCCCGCCCCCATCGCCTACCAGCGGCTGCGGGACGAGGAGCAGGTTCTCGCCGAGTCCCTGGCGGGCGGCCCCTGGGAAACCCTGGTGGAGGCAGACGGGGACCTCTCCTTCGTACGCCCGGGCCTGTCCCGGCAGGTGCTGCGCAAGCTGCGCCGGGGTCACTGGGTGGTGCAGGACCAGTTGGATCTCCACGGCCTCAACCGGGAAGCCGCCCGGGCTCAGACAGCCGAGTTCCTCAAGGCCTGCCAGCGGCGGGGCCTGCGCTGCGTGCGCATCATCCATGGCAAGGGCCTGAGGTCGAAGAACGGAGAGCCGGTGCTCAAAATCAAGGTGCGCCACTGGCTCATGCAGCGGGAGGAAGTGCTGGCCTTCAGCCCAGCTCATCCGGCGGACGGCGGCACGGGGGCGATGCTGGTGCTGCTCAA